One Candidatus Brocadia sp. genomic region harbors:
- a CDS encoding glycogen debranching protein has translation MVLNEDNCHNVSMAIEKEWLETNGIGGYASSTIIGANTRRYHGLLMAATRPPLGRTLMLSKLEEFLSIEDKEFPLSTNLYPDAVYPSGYKNLTQFSLTPFPTFHYSIDGIHVKKIVFMVHGENTTVILYQVKSRDKLPSTLTMKVRVMVAFRDYHWLTRENPSFKTDYKILANGICLQPYDTLPPLYLFFNAQSMDNSSFWYKNMEYPKEIERGMDAHEGHFSPFALHFDLNKGTDCYVVASTKEYDTLDVFELLNKEIDRRKNILLNYRLSQTENRDQGSGIRDQKKEHEHLTPGTRQPTPFNELAKLVESLLAVSDSFIVKRGNNKKSIIAGYHWFGDWGRDTMISLPGLTLIRGRFEDAREILLSYARFVDKGMIPNRFPDYGEMPEYNTVDASLWYIHAVYQYLRLAKDLETIRKDLYSVLKEIIEYYRKGTRYNIHMDSDGLIHAGAEGVQLTWMDAKVGDWVVTPRRGKAVEINALWYNALKIMAFFAREMDLSEEGNEYNSLAQKVSESFHNIFWFDKGQYLYDCIDGEIRDKAIRPNQIFAVSLPYSMLSIQRQRSVIEIVKTHLLTPYGLRSLSPEDKDYINQYHGNQYERDRAYHQGTVWAWLIGPYISAYARVYAGSEDTPKYLKGLFGPFYAHLFEAGLGTISEIFDGDPPHTPRGCISQAWSVAEILRVYFEHIYGA, from the coding sequence ATGGTACTCAACGAAGATAACTGCCATAATGTCTCTATGGCTATCGAAAAGGAATGGCTGGAGACCAACGGAATTGGCGGTTATGCCTCCTCTACGATAATCGGGGCCAATACAAGACGTTATCATGGTCTGCTCATGGCCGCAACGAGACCTCCCCTCGGACGTACCCTAATGCTCTCCAAATTAGAAGAATTTCTTTCCATAGAAGACAAAGAGTTTCCGCTGTCAACAAACCTCTATCCTGATGCTGTCTATCCTTCCGGATATAAAAATCTTACCCAGTTTAGCTTAACACCGTTTCCGACATTTCATTATTCTATCGACGGAATACATGTCAAAAAAATCGTGTTTATGGTTCATGGAGAAAACACTACCGTAATCCTCTATCAGGTAAAAAGTAGAGACAAACTGCCGTCCACCCTTACTATGAAGGTGAGAGTTATGGTAGCGTTTCGGGACTATCACTGGCTCACCAGGGAAAATCCGTCTTTTAAGACGGACTACAAAATTCTGGCAAATGGAATATGTTTACAACCTTACGATACACTTCCACCCCTGTATCTCTTTTTTAATGCACAATCAATGGATAATTCTTCATTTTGGTATAAAAATATGGAATATCCAAAGGAGATCGAACGCGGTATGGATGCCCACGAAGGCCACTTCAGTCCCTTTGCACTGCACTTTGATTTGAATAAAGGGACGGATTGCTATGTTGTGGCCTCTACAAAAGAATATGACACATTAGATGTTTTTGAATTATTAAATAAAGAAATAGACCGCAGGAAGAACATACTATTGAACTATCGTCTCAGCCAAACGGAAAATAGGGATCAGGGGTCGGGGATCAGGGATCAGAAAAAGGAACACGAACACCTGACACCTGGCACCAGACAGCCGACACCTTTCAACGAACTTGCCAAATTGGTTGAATCATTGTTGGCCGTCTCAGACAGTTTTATTGTGAAACGGGGAAATAATAAAAAGAGCATCATTGCTGGATATCACTGGTTTGGCGATTGGGGACGTGATACGATGATCTCACTACCCGGGCTTACTCTCATACGGGGCAGATTTGAAGACGCCAGAGAGATATTACTTTCCTATGCCCGGTTTGTTGACAAGGGGATGATACCTAACCGATTCCCCGATTATGGTGAGATGCCTGAATACAATACCGTTGATGCATCGTTGTGGTACATTCATGCTGTATACCAGTACCTGCGCCTTGCAAAGGATTTGGAGACTATTCGTAAGGATCTCTATAGTGTGTTAAAAGAGATCATTGAGTATTACAGGAAAGGGACACGCTATAACATTCATATGGATTCAGATGGGTTAATCCATGCCGGTGCCGAGGGAGTGCAACTAACGTGGATGGATGCAAAGGTGGGTGATTGGGTTGTGACTCCCCGCAGGGGAAAGGCCGTGGAAATCAATGCCTTGTGGTATAATGCCTTGAAAATCATGGCCTTCTTTGCTCGTGAGATGGATTTAAGCGAGGAAGGTAATGAGTATAATTCGCTGGCCCAAAAAGTAAGCGAATCATTTCATAACATCTTTTGGTTTGATAAGGGACAATATCTCTATGACTGTATCGACGGTGAAATAAGGGATAAGGCCATTCGACCGAATCAGATATTTGCCGTGAGCCTGCCATATTCGATGCTATCCATACAAAGACAAAGGAGCGTGATAGAAATCGTAAAAACACATTTATTAACACCGTATGGTTTGCGAAGCCTGTCACCGGAAGACAAAGACTACATCAATCAATATCATGGAAATCAGTATGAGAGGGACAGGGCGTATCATCAGGGTACGGTATGGGCATGGCTGATAGGCCCATACATTTCAGCCTACGCCAGGGTATATGCAGGCAGTGAAGATACCCCAAAATATCTCAAAGGATTATTCGGGCCGTTTTATGCACACTTATTTGAAGCGGGTCTGGGGACTATTTCTGAGATATTTGATGGGGACCCTCCGCATACACCCCGGGGGTGTATCTCACAGGCATGGAGCGTAGCGGAGATATTACGGGTTTATTTTGAACATATTTACGGGGCTTGA